tgaggtgagaaagagacagagagagagagagagagagggtgaggtgagaaagagacagagagagagagagagagagggtgaggtgagaaagagacagagagagagagagagaagcatagcaagacagaaaatgtgtgtgtgtgtgtgtatgtgagagagagagagaaagagagagagagagagagagagagagagaggaagaggaagagagagagagagagaggaagagagagagagagcgtgaggtgagaaatagacagagagagagagagagagagagagagagagaggcgtagtaagacagaaagtgtgtgtgtgtgtgtgtgtgtgtgtgtgtgtgtgtgtgtgtgtgtgtgtgtgtgagagagagagagagagggtgaggtgagaaagagacagagagagagagggagagagagagagagggagagggagagataaaCACATTGTCATTTATTCTGTAGCTGAGAGAACCCAGTAGGTCTCTGTGTATATTAGATGTCACTTATGTTACCTGTTATACTGATGCAGCGATCTTCATCTCCTACACAGTCCACGGTTCCTGTGACAAAGCAGCATGTGAACATGTTTGAGCTACCAGAGTGCTCAGAGGAACCCACGTCACGTTTCAGAGAGAAACTTACAGCAGATGTATTTACAGGAAAGTTGATCataatcattgtgtgtgtgtgtgtgtgtgtgtgtgtgtgtgtgtgtgtgtgtgtgtgtgtgtgtgtgtgtgtgtgtgtgtgttattttcacCTATTGTCTTGTTGCAGTGACCTCCCTGACAATCCACGGtgcagttctctccagcacacGTGTAACACCTCCGTCCGTTAGAGATCTGATTGGTTTGAGCTTCACACACAAGCCATGAGGCAGATAAACATATGAAACTAAAACTATTGTGTTGACATTTTCATTAAACACAGCTAAACCGAAGCTGATCCACAGCTCAAGAAATCATTGTAtcgacagtaaaaaaaaacaacatctcaGACTTCCTGtgatcctcctcctcttcctcacgtACCTGGCAGTGTTTCCGTGTTGCAGAGGTCAGTGGAGCAGCACTTGGTGTTGACGTTAACTGTCAGCTGATTCAGCAAGCGTACACTCCCGTTGATGCACTGAGAAGCGTCCAAGCAGGACTTTACACTGACGCTCGTAAGCATCCCATCTGCACGAGACGGTTTAATAAGTATCACATGTTTCCCCTGCTGATTTTAGAGATTTCCTGAATTCTGgtgattttctttttaccttGGTTGGTGGTGGCGGTGTTGGTGGTGGTTATGCTGCCACAGCGATCTGGACATTGTGTCACGGTGCTTTCACAGGATCCTGATGAATCAGGTATACATTGATAACACTGAAGTCCCAGCGCTGGAGGAGAACGACAAACCGGCATGATATTATTACACCATAACACGATTGTGTTGCTGTTCTGAGTGGCAGCTCCAGCAAGGACGAGTTTACACCGAGATAAAAAGCTTAGTGTTTGACTGTTAATCATCGACCAAACAAAATCTCAAACGCTGACTGATTTCTTCACCAGCAACAACGTTCTCTGTTGTTATTAAATAACGCttcatatttaatgtaaaatttattaatatttattttcccaaaCAGCTGTTTTTCAAGTATTTTTGAGATTATTTGCTATGGTCAGGAACCCACAAATATGTGGGCCACGTAATGAAAGAACTGCTAATccataacatttaaatgtaactataaatggataaaaacaatCCTTCCTCATTGGTAGACCGCAGTactataagaggaataaacctCTCGAGGACGTTCAGGTTCAGGCTCCTAACAATAACTCCatgattattttctaatattgactgtttttaataGTTCTGTGACTGATTTATTAATGTTCAACTGTAAAACTCTCCTTAACGAACTCaaaaacattgaaaattgaTCACATTTTTTATGGCTAAAGATCAGTATTTAAAGGAATAGATGAGTTTGTACCTGAGGAGAAAAGCAGGCAGGTGAGAATCAGTGTGAGCTGCAGTTCCATTGCTGAAGGAATCCTGAAGGTGAGAAAGTGATGGAGCCTGCTGATTAGATTGGATATAAACAAGTCGACAGGTTGATGAAGGCGTGGTTT
This DNA window, taken from Tachysurus fulvidraco isolate hzauxx_2018 chromosome 23, HZAU_PFXX_2.0, whole genome shotgun sequence, encodes the following:
- the LOC113654949 gene encoding urokinase plasminogen activator surface receptor-like, with product MELQLTLILTCLLFSSALGLQCYQCIPDSSGSCESTVTQCPDRCGSITTTNTATTNQDGMLTSVSVKSCLDASQCINGSVRLLNQLTVNVNTKCCSTDLCNTETLPAQTNQISNGRRCYTCAGENCTVDCQGGHCNKTIGTVDCVGDEDRCISITVSEFGVTTSVEGCASKSVCDLIAVQEMMGFGSSVTCCKGNLCNTAEIFTLSFFLLLVPLLSSVLFI